A section of the Oreochromis niloticus isolate F11D_XX linkage group LG9, O_niloticus_UMD_NMBU, whole genome shotgun sequence genome encodes:
- the mrc1a gene encoding macrophage mannose receptor 1, with translation MLPCLNFAVVLCVLQVLCITADIDTSSFLIFNEDHNKCVKVESATSITVAACNPHAKDQQFRWVSESRLLSLSLKLCLGTTAIKDWVKVQLMECDESNDLQHWQCKNDTLFGLKDQDLHLNWGNRNEKSVMIYKGSGIWSRWRIYGTQGDLCSKGYQEIFTLGGNAFGAACQFPFKFHKKWYAECTKDGRTDGQLWCATERDYDKLGKWGFCPTRASSNWVTDPVTGVQYQLNAQSVLTWYQARKSCQQQGADLLSIVELHEQSYISGLANHLGSSLWIGLNSLDFDSGWQWSNGNPFRYLNWAPGHPSSNPGLNCATLNAAKASKWESSVCSKKLGYICRKGNATSLPPPLTKQPGYCPNHWVHYAGNCYYLVRTAEMWSNALAACRKEGGDLASIHNIEEQSFIISQSGYMPTDVLWIGLNDQKNQMLFEWSDHSHVTFTQWQSDEPSHLNSFQEDCVLIQGKDGKWADHMCEKLHGYMCKKKASAKPIGGSLAEVNEGCKLGSIRFGSYCYNIGAEKKTFEEAKQACSGAGANLVDVSDRYENAFLVSLVGLRPEKYFWTGLSNTEDRNTFKWTTERAVTFTHFNVGMPDRKQGCVAMTTGVFAGLWDVVSCSNKEKYICKKRAEGVQTTTAPPTTLAATCASQWTPVGKGNKCLKVYKKNQEEKKTWSEARDFCRAIGGDLISLHSHQEWRQLNVYYSEKFWIGLSLQGTNGGFVWSDGSPFDFENWGYGEPNNHNDNEHCTEMDSNMRMRWNDRHCDAYNSWICQLRKGVTPNPEPVISVQEYNTTDDGWLLYNDSQYYVNMNKQSMEAARAYCKKNFGELVVITGESERKFLWKQISRGTQGQYYIGLIVNLDKSFSWLDGTPVTYTAWEHNEPNFANNDENCVTMYNSMGYWNDINCGIELPSICKRSNSFINTTMAPTTAPKGGCAPEWLAFQGKCYKFVVGINKNWHNARTHCINQGGNLLSITSEKEQAFLTTQMLNYKEDFWIGMNDVNWDMRFVWTDGKSISYTNWALGEPASAPPGRYFHESYDCVIMIGTSARKTGFWKVDDCQSEYGFICKRKIDSQIAVKPTTVSPKTFYKLGNDSYKVVTQKMRWDEARRQCQADDAELASILSPVSHAYATLQILKLNEPLWIGLNSNVTGFHFKWVDNWALSYTKWGKNEPKHNYACVYVDVDKTWKTAPCTNTYYSLCKRSPVVAPTAPPQLPGDCPQSTSRRTWIPFRGHCYSFFSSVTDDWPRASLHCIQMGASLVSIQDPIESKFIEEIVEILQDSAKTFWIGMYKTHEDKWKWIDNSPLDYTNWKSGMVQSESCVYISSDTGLWSTTYCRKSFSYICKTPKVIKPTEKPPFVAHVIQETTHGSAGIIVATVLIVIAIVGLGAFLLFRKRIPRIPALNLRESTFDNKLYFNNPNRAAVDTKGLVANIEQNEQA, from the exons ATGTTGCCCTGTTTAAATTTTGctgtggttctctgtgtccttCAAGTCCTCTGCATCACCGCTGATATAG ACACAAGTAGCTTCCTGATCTTCAATGAAGATCACAACAAGTGCGTAAAGGTGGAGAGTGCCACGTCTATAACAGTGGCTGCTTGTAATCCTCATGCCAAAGATCAACAGTTCCGATGGGTCTCTGAGTCTCGTCTCCTCAGTTTGTCTCTCAAGCTGTGTTTGGGGACTACAGCGATAAAGGACTGGGTGAAGGTGCAGCTCATGGAATGTGATGAGAGCAATGACCTCCAGCATTGGCAGTGTAAGAATGATACCCTCTTTGGCCTAAAAGACCAGGACCTGCACTTAAACTGGGGCAATCGCAATGAGAAAAGTGTCATGATCTACAAAGGTTCAGGGATCTGGAGTCGCTGGAGGATATATGGCACTCAGGGGGACCTCTGTTCAAAGGGATATCAAG AGATATTCACACTAGGAGGAAATGCTTTTGGAGCCGCTTGTCAGTTCCCTTTTAAGTTCCACAAGAAGTGGTACGCCGAATGTACTAAAGACGGTCGTACGGATGGACAGCTGTGGTGTGCCACAGAGAGAGATTATGATAAACTGGGGAAATGGGGATTTTGTCCAACCAGAG CATCCTCCAactgggtcactgacccagTCACAGGGGTTCAGTATCAATTAAACGCACAGTCAGTGTTGACTTGGTATCAGGCCAGGAAGAGCTGCCAGCAGCAGGGAGCTGACCTCCTCAGCATCGTAGAGCTGCATGAGCAGTCATACATTTCAG GGTTAGCAAATCATTTGGGCTCATCTCTGTGGATTGGGCTGAACAGCTTGGATTTTGACAGTGGATGGCAGTGGAGCAACGGAAACCCTTTCAGATATTTAAACTGGGCCCCAG GTCATCCATCATCAAACCCTGGGTTAAACTGTGCAACCCTAAATGCTGCGAAGGCCTCAAAGTGGGAGAGCAGCGTGTGCAGCAAGAAACTTGGTTACATTTGTCGTAAAGGAAATGCTACCAGTCTGCCCCCGCCATTGA CCAAACAGCCTGGCTATTGCCCCAATCACTGGGTTCACTATGCAGGAAACTGCTACTACCTGGTGAGGACTGCAGAGATGTGGAGTAATGCTTTAGCTGCATGCCGCAAAGAAGGAGGAGATCTGGCCAGCATACATAACATAGAGGAGCAGAGCTTCATTATTTCTCAGTCTGGATACA TGCCGACAGATGTGCTCTGGATTGGCTTGAATGACCAAAAGAACCAGATGCTCTTTGAATGGTCCGATCACTCACATGTCACCTTCACCCAGTGGCAGAGTGATGAGCCCTCTCATCTCAACAGCTTCCAAGAGGACTGTGTCCTGATTCAAGGAAAG GATGGTAAGTGGGCAGATCACATGTGTGAGAAGTTGCATGGATATATGTGCAAGAAGAAGGCCTCAGCTAAACCAATTGGAGGCAGTCTAGCGGAAGTCAACGAAGGATGCAAGCTT gGATCAATCAGGTTTGGTTCATACTGTTATAACATCGGAGCTGAGAAAAAAACCTTTGAAGAGGCAAAGCAGGCATGCTCAGGGGCTGGTGCGAACCTGGTGGATGTGTCTGATAG ATATGAGAATGCATTTCTAGTCAGTTTGGTGGGCTTGAGACCTGAGAAGTACTTCTGGACAGGTTTATCCAACACAGAAGACAGAAACACTTTCAAATGGACGACTGAAAGAGCGGTCACATTCACTCATTTCAATGTGGGAATGCCAG acagaaaacaaggaTGTGTTGCTATGACAACTGGAGTTTTTGCTGGACTATGGGATGTTGTCAGCTGCAGTAACAAGGAGAAGTATATTTGCAAGAAACGTGCTGAGGGTGTGCAGACGACAACAGCTCCACCCACCACTCTGGCTGCGACCTGTGCGTCTCAGTGGACCCCAGTCGGCAAAGGgaacaaatgtttaaaa GTGTACAAGAAGAATCAAGAGGAAAAGAAGACTTGGTCTGAAGCACGGGACTTCTGCAGGGCCATTGGCGGGGACCTCATAAGCTTACACAGTCATCAGGAATGGAGACAGCTCAA TGTCTACTACAGTGAAAAATTTTGGATAGGCCTCAGCTTACAGGGAACCAATGGAGGTTTTGTCTGGAGTGATGGATCACCG TTTGACTTTGAGAACTGGGGCTATGGAGAACCAAATAACCACAATGACAACGAGCACTGTACAGAGATGGATTCTAACATGAGAATGAGGTGGAATGATCGACACTGTGATGCCTACAATAGCTGGATTTGCCAGTTACGCAAAG GTGTGACTCCCAACCCCGAGCCTGTGATATCTGTACAAG AATACAACACCACAGATGATGGATGGCTTCTATACAATGACAGCCAGTATTACGTGAACATGAACAAACAGAGTATGGAAGCAGCCAGAGCCTACTGCAAAAAAAACTTTGGTGAACTTGTGGTCATCacaggagagagcgagagaaagttTCTTTGGAAACAG ATTTCTAGAGGAACACAAGGACAGTACTACATCGGCCTGATAGTGAATTTAGATAAATCGTTTAG CTGGCTTGATGGCACCCCTGTAACTTACACCGCATGGGAACACAATGAGCCCAACTTTGCCAACAATGATGAAAACTGTGTGACTATGTACAACAGCATGG GGTACTGGAATGATATTAACTGTGGTATTGAGCTTCCTTCGATATGTAAGAGAAGCAACAGTTTTATCAATACAACAATGGCCCCGACCACAGCTCCCAAAGGAGGATGTGCTCCAGAGTGGCTAGCTTTCCAAGGAAAG tgcTACAAATTTGTTGTGGGGATTAACAAAAACTGGCACAATGCCAGGACACACTGCATAAACCAGGGAGGAAATCTGCTTTCTATAACCAGTGAGAAAGAGCAAG CTTTCCTAACAACACAGATGCTGAACTACAAGGAAGATTTTTGGATTGGTATGAATGATGTCAACTGGGACATGCGCTTTGTGTGGACAGATGGGAAAAGCATTTCATACACCAACTGGGCCTTAGGGGAGCCAGCATCAGCACCTCCAGGAAGATATTTTCATGAG TCCTATGACTGTGTGATCATGATAGGCACCAGTGCCAGAAAAACTGGATTCTGGAAGGTGGATGACTGTCAGTCAGAATATGGCTTCatctgtaaaagaaaaattg ATTCACAAATTGCTGTCAAACCCACCACTGTGTCACCAAAGACCTTCTACAAGCTCGGCAATGACTCCTACAAAGTGGTGACCCAGAAAATGCGCTGGGATGAGGCCAGGAGGCAGTGCCAAGCAGATGATGCAGAGCTGGCTAGCATCCTGAGCCCCGTATCACACGCATACGCCACCTTGCAGATTCTCAAGCTCAACGAGCCTTTGTGGATTGGCCTCAACAGCAATGTG ACTGGTTTTCACTTCAAGTGGGTGGATAACTGGGCTCTGTCTTACACCAAATGGGGCAAAAATGAACCTAAACATAACTACGCCTGTGTGTATGTAGACGTGGACAAAACATGGAAGACTGCACCATGTACCAATACCTATTATTCCCTTTGCAAAAGGTCACCAG TTGTAGCTCCCACTGCTCCCCCGCAGCTTCCTGGAGACTGTCCACAATCAACAAGCAGGAGAACATGGATACCTTTCAGAGGCCATTGTTATTCCTTCTTCAGCTCAGTGACCGACGACTGGCCCCGCGCCTCACTTCATTGTATACAAATGG GTGCTTCACTAGTGAGTATTCAGGACCCTATTGAGAGTAAATTCATAGAAGAGATTGTGGAGATTCTCCAGGACAGTGCCAAAACCTTTTGGATTGGAATGTATAAAACCCATGAAG ACAAGTGGAAGTGGATCGATAACAGCCCTTTGGACTATACCAACTGGAAATCAGGAATGGTACAGTCAGAGTCGTGTGTGTACATCAGTTCTGACACTGGTCTGTGGAGTACGACATACTGCAGAAAGTCATTTTCTTACATCTGCAAAACACCAAAAG TTATTAAACCTACAGAAAAGCCTCCATTTGTTG CCCACGTCATCCAGGAAACTACACATGGGTCTGCTGGCATCATTGTGGCTACAGTATTAATTGTAATCGCCATAGTTGGACTTGGTGCCTTCCTCCTGTTCCGTAAAAGGATACCTAGGATACCTGCCCTCAACCTGAGAGAATCCACCTTTGACAACAAGTTATACTTCAACAATCCAAACCGAGCAGCGGTGGACACCAAAGGGCTGGTCGCGAACATCGAGCAGAATGAGCAAGCATAG